From Deinococcus planocerae, the proteins below share one genomic window:
- a CDS encoding thymidine kinase yields MLKSPYHGGHLEVIVGPMFSGKSEELIRRLTRAVIARQRVAVFKPALDRRYHVAHVASHAGRSIEAIAVRDAAAIRAHLTGEGVLLPAPESPLPEVVGIDEAQFFGPDLGPLVLGLAEAGVRVILAGLDLDFRAEPFGCIPDLLARAESVEKLTAICTVCGAPATRSQRLIGGQPARYDDPVVLVGAQETYEARCRVHHRVVR; encoded by the coding sequence GTGCTCAAGTCCCCCTACCACGGCGGCCACCTCGAGGTGATCGTCGGGCCGATGTTCAGCGGCAAGAGCGAGGAACTCATCCGCCGCCTCACCCGCGCGGTGATCGCCCGCCAGCGGGTGGCCGTGTTCAAGCCCGCGCTCGACCGCCGCTACCACGTCGCCCACGTCGCCAGCCACGCGGGCCGCTCCATCGAGGCCATAGCCGTGCGGGACGCCGCCGCCATCCGCGCGCACCTGACGGGGGAGGGGGTGCTCCTCCCCGCGCCCGAGTCCCCCCTGCCCGAGGTGGTCGGCATAGACGAGGCGCAGTTTTTCGGGCCGGACCTCGGGCCGCTCGTGCTGGGGCTCGCCGAGGCGGGGGTGCGGGTGATCCTGGCGGGGCTGGACCTCGATTTCCGCGCCGAGCCCTTCGGGTGTATTCCCGACCTGCTCGCGCGGGCGGAGAGCGTCGAGAAACTGACGGCAATCTGCACGGTCTGCGGGGCGCCCGCCACGCGCTCGCAGCGGCTGATCGGCGGCCAGCCCGCCCGCTACGACGACCCCGTGGTGCTCGTGGGGGCGCAGGAGACCTACGAGGCCCGCTGCCGGGTTCACCACCGCGTCGTGCGCTGA
- the rpmE gene encoding 50S ribosomal protein L31, with product MKKDAHPKAVPCKIMYQGKVVMETLSTRPEIHVDVWSGVHPFWTGEERFVDTEGRVDKFNKRFGDSYRTNRKK from the coding sequence ATGAAGAAAGATGCCCATCCCAAGGCCGTGCCGTGCAAGATCATGTACCAGGGCAAGGTCGTCATGGAGACCCTCTCGACCCGCCCCGAGATTCACGTGGACGTGTGGAGCGGCGTGCACCCCTTCTGGACCGGCGAGGAGCGCTTCGTGGATACCGAGGGCCGCGTGGACAAGTTCAACAAGCGCTTCGGCGACTCGTACCGCACCAACCGCAAGAAGTAA
- a CDS encoding amidohydrolase family protein, which yields MTSASSSDPHTPELLTCDVLFTGVGGGQSPGGVVVSNGVIAATGHPDTLRASYPHARERRAGEVIAPPPVNAHTHLDMSAYSFRALPYFRWIPEVVVAQSAKRGMSGTEAGADTLARLGVGGVGDIVWSPDAMPALLAREDLRGVAYFEVLGPFPETADETFRQARERVEGWRRLERPGGLRVGLSPHTPFTVSHRLMRLLTEYAAGEGLPVQIHVAEHPSEVELFRTGAGPLWESMRRLRSPASFSEVIGRDPAPDLTPVRYLDELGALVGRPTLVHMVNVTPDDIARVSRAGCPVVSCPRSNAHLECGTFPWVAFAAAGVEVALGTDSVASGGGLDGREEVAFARRLYPDLDPRLLVRAAVKGGYRVTGLPTPTLRRGEAWDTRYVW from the coding sequence ATGACTTCCGCCAGCTCATCTGATCCCCACACCCCCGAACTCCTCACCTGCGACGTGCTCTTCACGGGCGTGGGCGGCGGGCAGTCGCCGGGCGGGGTGGTGGTCTCGAACGGGGTGATTGCGGCGACCGGACACCCCGACACCCTGCGAGCGAGCTATCCTCACGCGCGGGAGCGGCGGGCCGGAGAGGTCATCGCGCCGCCCCCCGTGAACGCCCACACCCACCTCGACATGAGCGCCTACAGCTTCCGCGCGCTGCCCTACTTCCGCTGGATTCCCGAGGTCGTGGTCGCCCAGAGCGCGAAACGTGGGATGTCGGGAACCGAGGCCGGGGCGGACACCCTCGCGCGGCTGGGGGTCGGCGGGGTGGGCGACATCGTGTGGTCCCCGGACGCCATGCCCGCCCTCCTCGCCCGGGAGGACCTGCGCGGGGTGGCGTACTTCGAGGTTCTGGGTCCCTTTCCCGAGACGGCGGACGAGACCTTCCGGCAGGCGCGCGAGCGGGTCGAGGGGTGGCGCCGCCTCGAACGGCCCGGCGGGCTGCGCGTCGGCCTCTCGCCACACACGCCCTTCACGGTCAGCCACCGCCTGATGCGGCTGCTCACCGAGTACGCGGCGGGGGAGGGGCTCCCCGTGCAAATTCACGTGGCGGAACATCCCTCCGAAGTCGAGCTGTTCCGCACCGGGGCAGGACCGTTGTGGGAGTCCATGCGCCGCCTGCGTTCCCCCGCCTCCTTCTCCGAGGTCATTGGGCGCGACCCGGCCCCCGACCTCACGCCCGTGCGTTACCTCGACGAACTGGGGGCGCTGGTGGGGCGGCCCACCCTCGTCCACATGGTGAACGTGACGCCGGACGACATCGCCCGCGTGAGCCGAGCCGGGTGCCCGGTCGTCTCCTGCCCGCGCTCGAACGCGCACCTGGAGTGCGGGACCTTCCCCTGGGTCGCCTTCGCGGCGGCGGGGGTGGAGGTGGCCCTGGGGACGGACTCGGTGGCGAGCGGCGGGGGCCTCGACGGGCGCGAGGAGGTCGCGTTCGCCCGCCGCCTCTACCCGGACCTCGACCCCCGGCTCCTCGTGCGCGCCGCCGTCAAGGGCGGGTACCGCGTGACGGGCCTTCCCACCCCGACCCTGCGCCGGGGCGAGGCGTGGGACACCCGGTATGTCTGGTAA
- a CDS encoding sporulation protein, with product MGFLKKMMAAVGVGGATVDARVHNPAVRVGEAITGVVLVRGGAVPQRVERVNLGLATRYKHDDGYVTHGLFSQPVTPGFDLQPGETREFPFSLTVPSGTPLSLPGTAVWLATDADVAGAVDPGDTDHLQILPSREMEVVITAAERLGFRLAASEVEHHYGRIVQELSFRPPYGQSHLTELEMMMFPASGGLDVILEVDRRATGLSSLFTSEFEQKGRWHVPASLLAGGPDAVARELRGRIQRLS from the coding sequence ATGGGCTTCCTGAAGAAGATGATGGCGGCGGTCGGCGTGGGCGGGGCGACGGTGGACGCGCGGGTGCACAATCCGGCGGTCCGGGTCGGCGAGGCGATCACCGGCGTGGTGCTCGTGCGCGGCGGGGCCGTCCCGCAGCGGGTCGAGCGGGTGAACCTCGGTCTCGCCACCCGCTACAAGCACGACGACGGCTACGTCACCCACGGGCTGTTCAGCCAGCCGGTGACGCCCGGTTTCGACCTCCAGCCCGGCGAGACGCGCGAGTTTCCCTTCTCGCTGACCGTGCCGTCCGGCACCCCGCTCAGCCTGCCGGGCACGGCGGTATGGCTGGCGACCGACGCCGACGTCGCGGGGGCGGTGGACCCCGGCGACACCGACCACCTCCAGATTCTGCCCAGCCGCGAGATGGAGGTGGTCATCACGGCGGCGGAGCGCCTGGGCTTTCGGCTGGCGGCGAGCGAGGTCGAGCACCACTACGGGCGCATCGTGCAGGAACTCAGCTTCCGGCCCCCGTATGGCCAGTCCCACCTCACCGAACTGGAGATGATGATGTTCCCGGCCTCGGGCGGTCTGGACGTGATTCTGGAGGTGGACCGCCGCGCCACCGGCCTGAGCAGCCTCTTCACCTCCGAGTTCGAGCAAAAGGGGCGCTGGCACGTCCCGGCGTCCCTCCTCGCGGGGGGACCGGACGCGGTGGCGCGCGAGTTGCGGGGCCGGATTCAAAGGCTGAGCTGA
- the ppgK gene encoding polyphosphate--glucose phosphotransferase, giving the protein MSVILGIDIGGSGIKGAPVDTATGKLLAERHRIPTPEGARPEAVKDVVAQLVRHFGHEGPVGVTFPGIVQHGRTLSAANVDKGWIGLDADALFTEATGRDVHLINDADAAGLAEARFGAGAGVSGVVMVLTFGTGIGSALIHDGVLVPNTELGHLWLKGDKHAETWASDRARERDDLNWKSWAKRASTYLQHLELLFSPDLFIIGGGISKKADKWGEHIHLTRSKFVPAALQNEAGIVGAAMIAERRAAGRQSEGAGA; this is encoded by the coding sequence ATGAGCGTGATCCTGGGCATCGACATCGGCGGCAGCGGCATCAAGGGGGCACCCGTGGACACGGCGACGGGGAAACTGCTCGCCGAGCGCCACCGCATCCCCACCCCGGAGGGCGCGCGCCCCGAGGCCGTCAAGGACGTGGTGGCCCAGCTCGTGCGGCACTTCGGGCACGAGGGACCCGTGGGGGTCACCTTTCCCGGGATCGTGCAGCACGGGCGCACGCTGAGTGCCGCCAACGTGGACAAGGGCTGGATCGGCCTCGACGCCGACGCCCTCTTTACCGAGGCGACCGGGCGCGACGTGCACCTGATCAACGACGCCGACGCCGCCGGGCTCGCCGAGGCCCGCTTCGGGGCGGGGGCGGGCGTGTCCGGCGTGGTCATGGTCCTGACCTTCGGCACCGGGATCGGCAGCGCGCTGATCCACGACGGGGTGCTCGTGCCGAACACCGAACTCGGGCACCTGTGGCTCAAGGGGGACAAGCACGCCGAGACGTGGGCTTCCGACCGCGCCCGCGAGCGCGACGACCTGAACTGGAAGAGCTGGGCCAAGCGCGCCTCGACGTACCTCCAGCACCTCGAACTGCTGTTCTCCCCCGACCTCTTCATCATCGGGGGCGGCATCAGCAAGAAGGCCGACAAGTGGGGCGAGCACATCCACCTCACCCGGAGCAAGTTCGTCCCGGCGGCCCTCCAGAACGAGGCGGGCATCGTCGGCGCCGCCATGATCGCCGAGCGGCGCGCGGCGGGGCGGCAGTCGGAGGGCGCGGGGGCGTAG
- a CDS encoding GNAT family N-acetyltransferase, protein MIQVRPWTRADLRVLEPLLAASFGRSDFDLADEWEYFPDPVPPGWLTAWVGNAEPLGFLRFFAAGKGVQVAELYASPGPFREDVWEALLCGLVGAVPPISGERLRFDLPPDDITLRTVLDRHLEVVEVHEYLRLEREVEGRGQHPRPPLSPEDAQAAAEVLSTLKPYPPDRLRALFSQGELTLTRRDGRVVGAAHVEGRGEGEREVVTLAVRPEARGTGEGTRLLRALLMGQPPGTRRLSLQVRADNHAACRLYVRQGFRELPEKREIWVFARPPRFS, encoded by the coding sequence ATGATTCAGGTGCGTCCCTGGACCCGAGCCGACCTCCGCGTGCTAGAGCCGCTGTTGGCCGCGTCATTCGGGCGATCGGACTTCGATCTGGCGGACGAGTGGGAATACTTCCCCGACCCGGTGCCGCCGGGGTGGCTCACGGCCTGGGTCGGGAATGCCGAACCGCTGGGCTTCCTGCGCTTCTTTGCGGCGGGGAAGGGCGTGCAGGTCGCGGAACTGTACGCTTCGCCCGGGCCGTTCCGGGAGGACGTGTGGGAAGCCCTGCTGTGCGGGCTGGTGGGTGCCGTTCCCCCGATCTCCGGAGAACGCCTGCGCTTCGACCTACCTCCGGACGACATCACCTTGCGGACGGTGTTGGATCGACACCTAGAAGTGGTCGAGGTGCACGAGTATCTGCGTCTCGAACGTGAGGTGGAGGGCCGGGGCCAACATCCGCGTCCTCCGCTCTCCCCGGAGGACGCCCAGGCCGCCGCCGAGGTTCTCTCCACCCTCAAGCCCTACCCGCCGGACAGGCTGCGGGCGCTGTTCTCGCAGGGGGAACTCACCCTGACCCGGCGGGACGGGCGGGTCGTCGGCGCCGCCCACGTGGAGGGCCGGGGGGAGGGGGAGCGGGAGGTGGTGACCCTCGCCGTGCGCCCCGAAGCACGCGGGACGGGAGAGGGCACCCGGCTCCTTCGTGCCCTCCTCATGGGTCAACCCCCGGGAACAAGGCGCCTCTCGTTGCAGGTGAGGGCCGACAACCACGCCGCGTGCCGCCTGTACGTGCGGCAGGGGTTCCGGGAACTCCCCGAGAAGCGGGAAATCTGGGTCTTTGCGAGACCTCCACGGTTCAGCTAA
- the rplT gene encoding 50S ribosomal protein L20 gives MPRVKTGIVRRRRHKKVLKRAKGFWGSRSKQYRNAFQTLLNAATYEYRDRRNKKRDFRRLWIQRINAGARLHGMNYSTFINGLKRAGVDLNRKVLADIAAREPEAFRALVDAAKGARGQ, from the coding sequence ATGCCACGCGTCAAGACCGGGATCGTTCGCCGCCGCCGCCACAAGAAGGTGCTCAAGCGCGCCAAGGGCTTCTGGGGTTCTCGCAGCAAGCAGTACCGCAACGCCTTCCAGACGCTGCTCAACGCCGCGACCTACGAGTACCGCGACCGCCGCAACAAGAAGCGCGACTTCCGCCGCCTGTGGATTCAGCGCATCAACGCCGGTGCCCGCCTGCACGGCATGAACTACTCCACCTTCATCAACGGCCTCAAGCGCGCCGGGGTGGACCTCAACCGCAAGGTGCTCGCCGACATCGCCGCCCGCGAGCCCGAGGCCTTCCGCGCCCTCGTGGACGCCGCGAAGGGTGCGCGGGGCCAGTAA
- the rpmI gene encoding 50S ribosomal protein L35: MPKMKTKKSMTRRVKVTATGKVMAFKSGKRHQNTGKSGDEIRGKGKGFVLAKSEWARMKLGLVVGRK; this comes from the coding sequence ATGCCGAAGATGAAGACCAAAAAGAGCATGACCCGCCGGGTGAAGGTCACGGCCACCGGCAAGGTCATGGCGTTCAAGAGTGGCAAGCGCCACCAGAACACCGGCAAGAGCGGCGACGAGATTCGCGGCAAGGGCAAAGGCTTCGTGCTCGCCAAGAGCGAGTGGGCCCGCATGAAGCTCGGGCTCGTCGTCGGGAGGAAGTGA
- a CDS encoding alpha-amylase family protein, with protein sequence MLKSDPWARLRTAFDDDRDADTFFLRLERYGPDLQGSLRAVYGDRADPLFDRLIEVMLHAFHARPADLRRLDEARLLRPDWLQTPDMIGYIAYADRFAGTLKGVAEHLDYLQGLGVKYLHLMPLLKPRAGENDGGYAVQDYRAVREDLGTMDDLSALARGLRGRGVSLVLDLVLNHVAREHEWAEKARAGEPKYRDYFHIYPDRALPDAYERTLPEVFPDFAPGNFTWDDAAGGWVWTTFNAYQWDLNWANPDVFLEFADLILYLANRGVEVFRLDAIAFIWKRLGGASQNQPEVHHLTRALRAAARIVAPGVAFKAEAIVAPADLIHYLGTRSHHGKVSDMAYHNSLMVQIWSTLASRNTRLFEEALRAFPPKPTNTTWGMYVRCHDDIGWAISDEDAARAGLSGEAHRRFLSDFYSGEFPGSFARGLVFQFNPATGDRRISGSGASLAGLETALEAGDAGRVDDAVRRLLLAHAVVLGFGGVPLLYMGDELAMLNDSGFTEVPEHAPDNRWVHRPKMDWELAEKVATEPDSPAGRVNAGLRHLIRVRQDTPHLHASIESHVVPSPDGRVLLLRRDHPLGVMVQVYNFSEGEVDFPAHLLRDHLGEHATDLLGGSAFTFGHYPVHLEPYRALWLVSREVQG encoded by the coding sequence GTGCTCAAGTCCGACCCCTGGGCGCGGCTGCGGACCGCGTTCGACGACGACCGCGACGCCGACACGTTCTTCCTGCGCCTGGAGCGGTACGGCCCCGACCTGCAAGGGAGCCTGCGCGCCGTGTACGGGGACCGGGCCGACCCCCTCTTCGACCGCCTGATCGAGGTGATGCTCCACGCCTTCCACGCCCGTCCGGCGGACCTCCGGCGTCTCGACGAGGCCCGTCTCCTGCGCCCGGACTGGCTTCAGACGCCGGATATGATCGGGTACATCGCCTACGCGGACCGCTTCGCGGGGACGTTGAAGGGTGTGGCCGAGCACCTCGACTACCTCCAGGGCCTCGGGGTGAAGTACCTCCACCTGATGCCCCTCCTCAAGCCCCGCGCGGGCGAGAACGACGGCGGCTACGCGGTGCAGGATTACCGGGCCGTGCGGGAAGACCTGGGCACGATGGACGACCTCTCGGCCCTGGCGCGGGGGCTGCGAGGACGCGGGGTGAGCCTCGTCCTCGACCTCGTGCTCAACCACGTGGCCCGCGAGCACGAGTGGGCTGAAAAGGCACGTGCTGGAGAGCCCAAGTACCGCGACTACTTCCACATCTACCCCGACCGCGCCCTTCCCGACGCCTACGAGCGCACCCTCCCCGAGGTCTTTCCCGACTTCGCGCCGGGCAACTTCACCTGGGACGACGCGGCGGGGGGCTGGGTCTGGACCACCTTCAACGCCTACCAGTGGGACCTGAATTGGGCCAACCCGGACGTTTTCCTGGAGTTCGCCGACCTGATCCTATACCTCGCCAACCGGGGGGTGGAGGTTTTCCGGCTAGACGCCATCGCCTTCATCTGGAAGCGGCTGGGAGGGGCGAGCCAGAACCAGCCCGAGGTCCACCACCTCACCCGGGCCCTGCGCGCCGCCGCCCGGATCGTGGCGCCCGGGGTGGCCTTCAAGGCCGAGGCCATCGTGGCGCCCGCCGACCTGATCCACTACCTGGGCACGCGGTCACACCACGGCAAGGTCTCGGACATGGCCTACCACAACAGCCTGATGGTGCAGATCTGGTCCACCCTGGCGAGCCGCAACACCCGGCTCTTCGAGGAGGCGCTGCGGGCCTTTCCCCCCAAGCCCACGAACACGACCTGGGGCATGTACGTCCGCTGCCACGACGACATCGGCTGGGCGATCAGCGACGAGGACGCCGCCCGCGCGGGACTCAGTGGCGAGGCGCACCGCCGCTTCCTGAGCGACTTCTACAGCGGGGAGTTCCCGGGCTCCTTCGCCCGCGGCCTCGTCTTCCAGTTCAACCCGGCGACCGGGGACCGCCGCATCAGCGGGTCGGGGGCCAGCCTCGCCGGGCTGGAGACGGCGCTGGAGGCCGGGGACGCGGGCCGGGTGGATGACGCCGTGCGCCGTCTCCTCCTCGCCCACGCGGTCGTGCTGGGCTTCGGCGGGGTGCCCCTGCTGTATATGGGCGACGAACTGGCGATGCTCAACGACTCCGGCTTCACCGAGGTGCCCGAACACGCCCCCGACAACCGCTGGGTCCACCGCCCGAAGATGGACTGGGAGTTGGCCGAGAAGGTGGCGACGGAGCCCGACTCGCCCGCCGGACGGGTCAACGCGGGCCTGCGCCACCTGATCCGCGTGCGGCAGGACACCCCGCACCTGCACGCCAGCATCGAGAGCCACGTCGTCCCCAGCCCCGACGGACGGGTGCTGCTGCTGCGCCGCGACCACCCCCTCGGCGTGATGGTGCAGGTCTACAACTTCAGCGAGGGGGAGGTGGACTTCCCCGCCCACCTCCTGCGCGACCACCTCGGTGAGCATGCGACCGATCTCCTCGGCGGGAGTGCGTTTACCTTCGGACATTACCCGGTGCATCTGGAGCCCTACCGGGCGCTGTGGCTGGTGAGCCGGGAGGTTCAGGGATGA